The nucleotide sequence CACAACCTTTTCATTGGTAAGAGCAAGATCAATAACCTCACTCATATCATTAACGTAATGGAAAGTAAGACCTTTTAAATATTCTTCTTTTATTTCCTTAATATCACGTTTGTTTTCTTTACAAAGAATCAGTTCCTTAATTCTTGCTCTTTTCGCTGCAAGAATTTTTTCTTTAATTCCGCCTACAGGAAGCACTTTTCCTCTTAGAGTGATTTCTCCTGTCATTGCTATGCTTTTCTTTACTTTCTTCTGAGTAAATAAAGAAACTAAGGATGTTAACATGGTAATCCCTGCACTAGGACCATCTTTTGGCGTTGCTCCTTCTGGCACATGAATGTGAACATTGTATTTTTCGAAAATACCAGAATCAATTCCTATAGTATCGGCGTTAGATTTTATATATTCCATTGCAATGGTAGCCGATTCTTTCATCACCTTACCAAGATTCCCGGTAATATTTAGGTTTCCTTTTCCTTTTGATAAAATAGACTCAATAAATAGAATATCACCACCAACCTGCGTCCAGGCCAATCCTGTTACAACTCCGGCAACTTCATTATTTTCGTATTTATCTCTCTCTAAACGCGGACTGCCAAGAATTTCCAAAATATCATCATTGGTCACCTTGACATTATATTCTTCTTCCATAGCGATGCTTTTAGCACCGTAACGTACAACTTTAGCTATCTGCTTCTCTAAAGCACGAACTCCAGATTCACGAGTATAACCTTCCACTATTTTCTCTAGCTGAGATTTGCCAATTTTAAGGTGATCTTTGGTAAGACCATGCTCTTCTAATTGCTTCGGAAGTAAATGACGTTTCGCTATTTCTATCTTTTCTTCTATAGTATAACCGGTCACATTAATGATCTCCATACGATCACGTAATGCAGGCTGAATCGTATTTAGATTGTTACAGGTAGCAATAAACATCACTTTAGAAAGATCGAAACCTAATTCTAAGAAATTATCATGAAATTCGCTATTCTGCTCAGGATCTAAAACCTCTAATAAAGCTGAAGATGGATCTCCTGCATTACCTATGCTTAATTTATCGATTTCATCCAAAACAAAAACCGGATTACTTGTTCCCGCTTTTTTCAGGCTTTGGATAATTCTACCCGGCATTGCACCAATATAAGTTTTACGGTGACCACGAATTTCAGCTTCATCTCTCAATCCACCTAAAGAAATTCGTACGTACTCACGACCTAAAGCTTCTGCCACAGATTTCCCTAAACTTGTTTTTCCAACTCCCGGAGGACCGTAAAGACAAAGAATAGGCGATTTCATATCATTACGCAATTTTAAAACTGCCAGATATTCTATAATTCTACGTTTTACATCGTCCAGACCATAATGATCTCGATCTAAAACTTTTTTCGCTCGCTTAAGATCAAATTTATCTTCACTAAACTCATCCCAAGGTAAATCTAAAAACAAATCCAAATAGTTACGCTGAATGGAATACTCAGCGACCTGAGGATTCATTCGTTGCATTTTAGATAACTCTTTATCAAAATGCTTTTGTACGGTTTCGCTCCATTGTTTATCTTTAGAACGAACGCGCATTTCTTCAATCTCGTCTTCATGAGAAACACCACCTAATTCTTCCTGGATGGTTTTCATTTGCTGATGCAAGAAATATTCGCGCTGTTGTTGGCTCATATCACTTTGCACTTTAGACTGAATATCGTTTTTAAGCGCTAGTTTTTGATTCTCAACATTCATAAACTTAAGGGTTGCCAATGCACGTTCCTTAAGATCATTGGTTGCTAATAAATTTTGCTTCTCCTCTACTGAAAGATTCATATTAGAAGAAACGAAATTGATTAAAAACGAGCTACTTTCTATATTCTTAATAGCGAAAGAAGCTTCAGTTGGAATATTTGGACTGCTTTTTATAATCTGAAGTGCCAAATCCTTAATCGAATCGATAATAGCACCAAACTCTTCGTTTTCAGCTTCGGGTCTGGTTTCAGCAATTTCTTCAACATTAGCTCTCATGAAAGGTTCTTCCTGAGTAACTTCAGTAATATTAAATCGCTTTTTACCCTGAATTATCACTGTTGTATTCCCATCAGGCATTTTAAGAACCCTAAGAATACGCGCTACCACACCAATATTATTAATGTCTTTTACGCCAGGATTTTCTACCTCTTCATCTTTTTGTGAAACAACACCGATAGTTTTTTCTCCATTATTCGCTTCATTAATTAATTTAATTGAAGCGTCTCTCCCCGCTGTAATTGGTATAACCACACCTGGGAAAAGTACCGTATTTCGTAAGGGTAAAATGGGTAGATTTCCGGGTAATTCTTCTTTGTTTATTTCCTCTTCATCTTCAGGCGTCATTAACGGTATTAACTCTGCATCTTCATTTATACCTTGTAATGACAAACTGTCAATATCCGTAAATTTCGTTTTAGCCATAAGTTATCTTTAAAAGCCAAACTGTCACTGCAGTTTGTATATTTTGTTTCGTTTTGAGACTTTAACCCCTGTAAATAGTATCGCTCAGGTAGTTAAAATTGCTGCTTAATAATTGTTTCAATTCCCATGCCATCATATTTTTTTATAAAACATTTTCTAAAAGTGTAACAAATCAAATCCTATTCTATCTTTATAGAAGAAACAGGATAATTTTTGCAACCAACCATCACACATATTGAAGATCTTGTCGATAAATGCCGCGTGGGAAACCAACGTGCTCAAATGGAGATTTATAATCGCTATTACAAAGCCATGTATAATACTTCTTTAAGAATTGTGCACCATAGCGCTGAGGCGGAAGATATTATGCAAGAGTCTTTTTTAAATGCTTTCGAGAAAATTGATCAATTTAAAGCTGAAGCTTCTTTTGGCGCCTGGCTTAAGCGAATTGTCGTTAATAATAGTATTAATGCGCATAATAAAAGATCGAAATACGAAGAAGTAAGTTATAAGGATTATCTAAAAAACGAAACAGAAGAAAATGATGGTATAACAACAACCTATACTCAAAATAAAAAAGTAAAAATGGTGTTGAATGCTATGCAAGATTTAAAAGAAAATTATAGAATCTGCCTAACCCTTCATCTAATCGAAGGATATGATTACGAAGAAATAGGAGATATTCTAAATATTTCTTACGCCAACTGCAGAACTACCATTTCTAGAGCTAAAGAAAGTTTAAGAAAAAAAATGATGAAAGATGAAAAATGATGATTTTTTTGAGGATTTAAAAGAATTAGACTTCGATATTGCTGAACCAAACGCAGATCACGAAGATCGATTTTTAGAAAAGCTCAACACCAAAAATAAAGCTCCTAAAAAAGGAAAACTTAGAAAGCTTTGGATTCCTTTAAGTAGCATTGCTGCGGCCTTAGTTATCGCATTCCTTGCTTTTGGAAATATTTTCTCTACTCCGGTTTTTGCTAAAGAAAGTGGTTTAGCAGCTGTTTCACCAAAAATGAAAGAAACGCAAGACTTCTATAGCACACTTATCGAGAGAGAGCTTAAATCGCTGGAAGGAGAACGCAGTCCAAAAACCAACAAAATCATTAATGATGCATTGGTGCAACTAGAAAACTTAGAAAAAGAATACAATAAACTAAAAAAAGACCTTTTAGAAAGTGGCCAGGATCAACGCGTAATCTATGCCATGATTAACAATTTTCAGAAAAGGATAGATCTACTAAACCAGGTTTTGAACCAAATTCAAACTATAAAACAACTAAAGACACAAGAAAATGAAACTAACATTATATAAACTATTCTTGCTTGCACTACTGCTACCAGCGATAAGTTTTGCCAGCAACGATCTAGATGGCAGGCATACTAAAGAAAAAACGATCAAGAAAGAATTTAAAGTTTCTCAAACCGGTACTCTAGATATTGATAATAACTACGGAAATGTTGATATTTCAACATGGAACGAAAATCGAATTGTTATTCAGGTTTTTATTAAAACAAACGGAAATGATTTAGACCGGGTTAAGAATAAATTAGATGATATTTCTGTAGAATTTCATCAAACCGGAAATCGCGTAAGTGCTGAAACACATTATCAAAAAGAAGATCGATCTTGGTGGAGTGGGCTATTTAATAGCAACAATAATGTAAACATGGAGATTAATTATGTAATTAAAGCACCTGCAAATCATGACATGGTAATCGATAACGATTACGGTGCTATTTATATAGATAAAGTTCTTGGAAACACAGATATTTCTTGTGATTATGGTAAAATCGATATTGGTGAATTAAGAGGCCGAAAAAACTTTTTAAATTTTGATTATACTCGTAATTGCCATTTTGGATATATAACTTCTGCGGAAATCGATGCCGATTATTCTGGTTTTACTATTGAAGAAGCTGAAGAATTAATAATAAGCGCAGATTATAGTGATTCGAATATCGAAAAGGTATCACGCTTAAAATTCAATTGTGATTACGGTAGTATTCGAGTAGATAAAGTAAAACATCTAAATGCTGACGGAGATTATTTGAGCACTAAAATTGGTCGTGTATTCGGTTCTCTAAGTATTAATCAGGATTATGGCTCGATAAATATTGAAAAATTAATAAACGGAGTAGAAAGCGTTAACATCGATACAGATTATGCAGGAATACGCTTAGGTTACGATGCCGAGATGGATTTTGTTTTCGAAGTACAAACTTCTTATGGCGGCGTTAAAGGAACCGATGATTTAGAGATCACCAAGCGCCATGATCGCAATACCAGCAAAGATATTTCCGGATATTACGGCAATCAAAATAGCCGAAATTCGATAAATATTTCAACAAGTTACGGAAGTGTGAGTTTTCAAAAAGTAAGATAAAATTTAAATAAAATCAACAAAGCCAAGTTGGCATAACCATTAATCAATCAAATCATGAAAAAATCAATTTTAGTAGCATTCACTTTATTTCTAGGAATAACCTCAGCTAACGCACAATGGTGGAGCAGCAACAAAAACATCAAAGGAAACGGGGATATGGTCACCAAAAATCGTAAGGTTTCCGATTACGACGAAGTAAGTTTGGTAGGATCTATGGACGTTGTCCTTGTACGAGGTACAGAAGGAAATCTTCAAGTTGAAGCAGAAAGTAATCTTCAGGAATATATTACTACGGAAGTAAAAGGAAGCACACTAAGAATTTCAATTGAAGAAGGAACAAGTATTAGTCCGTCGAGAAATAACAGTATTAAAATTACAGTTCCTTTTGAAGATATTGAAGGCGCTTCTGTAACAGGTAGCGGTGACATCTGGAACGAAGATAAGATTACAGCCAAAGATTTCTCTATCTCTGTGACTGGAAGCGGTGATATCAAATTAGAAATTGATGCCGATGAAATTAAAGGTAAAGTAACCGGTAGTGGTGATGTAGTAATTATGGGACAGGCAAATGAGCTGGATTGCGGAGTTACAGGTTCGGGAGATTTTGACGCCTTTAAACTAAAAGCAAAAATTGTTCACGCACAAGTTTCAGGATCTGGAGATGTAATGGTCTGGGCAGAAAACGAGCTTAATGCACGAGTAGCAGGATCTGGAGATATCGAATACAAAGGGAACCCAAGCAAAGAAAATTTTAAAACTTCAGGATCTGGAGATATTTCAAAATATTAATCGTCTTTAAAAGTAATTATTGTTTAGTTTTTGAACCGAAAAGTCTCTTCTATTATTACGGAAGGGACTTTTTTATGGATGGGTATCAGCAATCAGCAATCAGCAATCAGCAATCAGCAATCAGCAATCAGCAATCAGCAATTTAATGTATTCCTTTTGCTTCCAAAACAAAAATTCAGCGAAATAAAAATCTCATTTTTCTCATTCTTTTATCATCTTAAAACGTAGCGATTTTATTTGTTTCAAAGACATATAGAATACAAAATTCAGAATTAAACTTAATATAATCCTCATTCCTGCTTCTTGTTTCTCTCGTCTATTTTCTATGATCTATATTTTCACAGCGGAGCGTTCTAATATCCAGTTTCTATCTTCTATTCACTTATTTTTGGCACTCTAAACAACAAAACTATCCCTCCGATAAAAAAGACTACTAAAAATAAAATTGAGTTTCTAATACTACCGGTAATTTGTGCAACTGCGCCGTACATAAACATTCCGATCACAATCCCTATTTTTTCGGAAACGTCATAGAAGCTAAAATAGCTTGCAGTATCCAGCGCATTTTCGGGTAACATCTTCGAGTAGGTAGAACGCGAAAGTGACTGAATTCCACCCATTACCAAACCAACGCTGGCTGCTGCAACATAAAATTGATTAGGGGTGGTGACAAAATATGCATACACACATATGAGTACCCAAATTATATTTATAAAAATTAAGGTTTTAATATTACCAATCTTGGCTGCTAATTTAGAAGTAATTGTTGCGCCCAAAACTGCGACTAACTGAATTAATAGGATACTTACAATTAATCCTGTAGTTGCATCCTGCTCTCCCCAATCTAGTTCTTCAATACCAAAATACGTAGCAATTAGCATAATAGTTTGCACTGCCATACTATAAACAAAAAAGGCAACGAGGTATCTTTTAAGCTGTAAATTATGTTTTAAGGATTTCCATATTTTTCGGAGTTCTTTAAAACCATTAAACATTACATTCTTCGTTAGCTTGGCTTTTTTTGTTCCTTTTGGGAGATAATGATAAGTATACTGACTAAAACCTATCCACCAAACTCCGGTTAATACGAATGATAATCGTGTAGGTAAACCTTCATCTTCGAAACCGAACATCTCATATTTCAGGATCATCAATAAGCAAAGAACTAGCAAGATTACACTTCCAATATATCCTAAGGAAAACCCCTTCGCACTTATTTTATCCTGCTGATCGGGAAAAGCGATATCTGGTAGATAACTATT is from Zunongwangia endophytica and encodes:
- a CDS encoding DUF4179 domain-containing protein encodes the protein MKNDDFFEDLKELDFDIAEPNADHEDRFLEKLNTKNKAPKKGKLRKLWIPLSSIAAALVIAFLAFGNIFSTPVFAKESGLAAVSPKMKETQDFYSTLIERELKSLEGERSPKTNKIINDALVQLENLEKEYNKLKKDLLESGQDQRVIYAMINNFQKRIDLLNQVLNQIQTIKQLKTQENETNII
- a CDS encoding head GIN domain-containing protein; this encodes MKKSILVAFTLFLGITSANAQWWSSNKNIKGNGDMVTKNRKVSDYDEVSLVGSMDVVLVRGTEGNLQVEAESNLQEYITTEVKGSTLRISIEEGTSISPSRNNSIKITVPFEDIEGASVTGSGDIWNEDKITAKDFSISVTGSGDIKLEIDADEIKGKVTGSGDVVIMGQANELDCGVTGSGDFDAFKLKAKIVHAQVSGSGDVMVWAENELNARVAGSGDIEYKGNPSKENFKTSGSGDISKY
- a CDS encoding MFS transporter, translated to MKNLPKGSKKLLNAWAFYDWANSVYSLVISSAIFPIFYGALTIIKDAEGNKIDDTVRFLGIDFNNDSLISYVTAAAFLVVSGLSPFLSGIADYVGNKKNFLKFFCYLGAISCIGLFWFDLDYLWFGLLCYFLALIGFWASLVFYNSYLPDIAFPDQQDKISAKGFSLGYIGSVILLVLCLLMILKYEMFGFEDEGLPTRLSFVLTGVWWIGFSQYTYHYLPKGTKKAKLTKNVMFNGFKELRKIWKSLKHNLQLKRYLVAFFVYSMAVQTIMLIATYFGIEELDWGEQDATTGLIVSILLIQLVAVLGATITSKLAAKIGNIKTLIFINIIWVLICVYAYFVTTPNQFYVAAASVGLVMGGIQSLSRSTYSKMLPENALDTASYFSFYDVSEKIGIVIGMFMYGAVAQITGSIRNSILFLVVFFIGGIVLLFRVPKISE
- a CDS encoding RNA polymerase sigma factor; amino-acid sequence: MQPTITHIEDLVDKCRVGNQRAQMEIYNRYYKAMYNTSLRIVHHSAEAEDIMQESFLNAFEKIDQFKAEASFGAWLKRIVVNNSINAHNKRSKYEEVSYKDYLKNETEENDGITTTYTQNKKVKMVLNAMQDLKENYRICLTLHLIEGYDYEEIGDILNISYANCRTTISRAKESLRKKMMKDEK
- the lon gene encoding endopeptidase La, with the protein product MAKTKFTDIDSLSLQGINEDAELIPLMTPEDEEEINKEELPGNLPILPLRNTVLFPGVVIPITAGRDASIKLINEANNGEKTIGVVSQKDEEVENPGVKDINNIGVVARILRVLKMPDGNTTVIIQGKKRFNITEVTQEEPFMRANVEEIAETRPEAENEEFGAIIDSIKDLALQIIKSSPNIPTEASFAIKNIESSSFLINFVSSNMNLSVEEKQNLLATNDLKERALATLKFMNVENQKLALKNDIQSKVQSDMSQQQREYFLHQQMKTIQEELGGVSHEDEIEEMRVRSKDKQWSETVQKHFDKELSKMQRMNPQVAEYSIQRNYLDLFLDLPWDEFSEDKFDLKRAKKVLDRDHYGLDDVKRRIIEYLAVLKLRNDMKSPILCLYGPPGVGKTSLGKSVAEALGREYVRISLGGLRDEAEIRGHRKTYIGAMPGRIIQSLKKAGTSNPVFVLDEIDKLSIGNAGDPSSALLEVLDPEQNSEFHDNFLELGFDLSKVMFIATCNNLNTIQPALRDRMEIINVTGYTIEEKIEIAKRHLLPKQLEEHGLTKDHLKIGKSQLEKIVEGYTRESGVRALEKQIAKVVRYGAKSIAMEEEYNVKVTNDDILEILGSPRLERDKYENNEVAGVVTGLAWTQVGGDILFIESILSKGKGNLNITGNLGKVMKESATIAMEYIKSNADTIGIDSGIFEKYNVHIHVPEGATPKDGPSAGITMLTSLVSLFTQKKVKKSIAMTGEITLRGKVLPVGGIKEKILAAKRARIKELILCKENKRDIKEIKEEYLKGLTFHYVNDMSEVIDLALTNEKVVNAKEL